The Neochlamydia sp. AcF84 genome has a window encoding:
- a CDS encoding iron-sulfur cluster assembly accessory protein translates to MTSTQNQENTIIHRQMTIEQILSLFPFKAQKLAQEITRAGLHCVGCHAATWETLEAGMLGHGMNEEQINTLVERLNNLLQEEADLSTITITERAAKKYLEILTEEGKTGWGIRFEEKMAGCSGFEYVLDFSEKAAEDDEIFVSHAIEIHVKKAIVPRLLGSEIDYVDGLQGAGFKISNPNARSSCGCGSSHNY, encoded by the coding sequence ATGACTAGCACACAAAATCAAGAAAATACTATCATCCATCGCCAGATGACGATTGAACAAATTTTATCTCTTTTTCCCTTTAAAGCGCAAAAATTAGCGCAAGAAATTACGCGTGCAGGGCTCCATTGCGTAGGATGCCATGCAGCCACTTGGGAAACTCTAGAAGCTGGCATGTTAGGCCATGGGATGAATGAAGAGCAAATTAATACGTTAGTAGAAAGACTTAACAATCTTTTACAAGAAGAAGCAGATTTATCTACCATTACCATTACTGAACGTGCTGCCAAAAAATATCTAGAGATTTTAACCGAAGAGGGTAAAACCGGCTGGGGCATTAGATTTGAAGAGAAAATGGCAGGCTGCAGTGGCTTTGAATATGTGTTAGACTTCTCTGAAAAAGCTGCTGAAGATGATGAGATATTTGTTTCCCATGCTATCGAAATTCACGTAAAAAAAGCTATAGTGCCTCGACTTTTAGGTTCAGAAATTGATTATGTGGATGGACTTCAGGGGGCAGGTTTTAAAATCAGTAATCCCAATGCACGTTCATCCTGTGGCTGCGGCTCCTCGCATAACTACTAG
- a CDS encoding 2Fe-2S iron-sulfur cluster-binding protein, whose protein sequence is MAKLIFDHNGEEIELPDDSPIAEVCEEAGVPFACTEGVCGTCVILVKEGKENLSSPTQEEEDFLGEGTCDERLACQCRIKKGNVKVSF, encoded by the coding sequence GTGGCCAAGTTAATATTTGATCATAATGGCGAAGAAATTGAATTGCCTGATGATTCACCAATCGCTGAAGTTTGTGAAGAAGCAGGAGTTCCTTTTGCCTGTACAGAGGGTGTATGCGGAACCTGTGTTATCCTTGTTAAAGAGGGAAAAGAAAATCTCTCCTCTCCAACTCAAGAAGAAGAAGATTTTCTTGGAGAAGGTACCTGCGACGAGCGACTTGCTTGCCAGTGTCGCATCAAAAAAGGCAATGTAAAAGTATCATTTTAA
- the lgt gene encoding prolipoprotein diacylglyceryl transferase, translating to MHLLIAWLYWNPSKDIFTLPLVNRPIAWYGLFFVLGLILSYSIVLHLLRTWLLECYSSQKNNKDISSIALRLTDRLTWYVVTGIIIGARLGHVFFYDWPYYQYYPLDILKVWEGGLASHGGAVGILLALAIYRLSIRKKFSELTFLTLADIIAVPTALAGACIRLGNFFNQEILGTPSQAPWAVIFGNPADHSLPLPRHPVQLYEAFAYLIIFALLILIWQRTHVRKRSGFMAGLFFILLFSTRFFLEFFKSSQSTVIDESTMQMGQYLSLPFILSGFFLIIYTSKVSKAFTQEKENI from the coding sequence ATGCACTTGTTGATTGCCTGGCTATACTGGAACCCTTCTAAAGATATCTTCACTCTACCCCTTGTTAACAGGCCTATCGCCTGGTATGGCCTCTTTTTCGTGTTAGGCCTTATATTAAGTTATTCCATCGTTCTTCATCTTCTGCGCACTTGGTTGCTGGAATGCTATAGCTCTCAAAAAAACAATAAAGATATCTCCTCGATAGCATTAAGGCTAACAGATCGCCTCACATGGTACGTTGTCACCGGCATCATTATTGGCGCCCGTCTAGGTCACGTTTTTTTTTATGATTGGCCTTATTATCAATATTATCCTTTAGACATTTTAAAAGTTTGGGAAGGAGGCTTGGCCAGCCATGGAGGTGCTGTGGGTATTTTATTAGCCCTAGCTATTTATCGTTTATCTATCCGTAAGAAATTTTCTGAATTAACTTTTTTAACACTTGCAGATATTATAGCCGTACCTACAGCCTTAGCTGGCGCTTGTATTCGCCTAGGCAATTTCTTCAATCAGGAAATACTAGGGACACCTTCTCAAGCGCCCTGGGCAGTAATATTTGGAAATCCTGCCGATCATAGCTTGCCTCTACCTCGTCATCCCGTCCAACTTTATGAAGCCTTTGCTTATCTAATTATCTTTGCTCTCCTCATTTTAATTTGGCAAAGAACTCATGTGCGCAAGAGATCTGGCTTCATGGCCGGATTGTTTTTTATATTGCTTTTTTCCACGCGATTTTTTTTAGAATTCTTTAAGAGTTCGCAAAGTACTGTTATTGACGAATCAACAATGCAAATGGGCCAATATTTAAGCCTGCCCTTTATCCTCAGCGGATTTTTTCTTATTATTTATACTAGTAAAGTCTCCAAAGCATTTACACAAGAAAAGGAGAATATTTAA
- a CDS encoding DnaA/Hda family protein, with protein sequence MRAWNEFLALQEIELGSETVHKWLKSLKIIRFDAANLYLEAKDSFQALWFEEHMRQKILTKFVNNNNKKIKVHLSVANSLPRKPKSSLLKSAALSNHAPFALCFDELDPYCTFEHYVSSEKNILVEKLLLSLAHSDQPKELGIFNPIFIHGSSGTGKTHLLMATVQALRSQGFHVLYSRAETFTEHVVSAIRVGEMSIFRQAYRNSDVLILDGVQEFSKKGATQEEFFHTFNTLHLDNKQIILSANCSPAELTYIEPRLVSRFEWGVVLNLFPLSREELALAIRKKAQFFNFPIHAKIIEFLLDNFPSSSKALIRALEALVLRSHLNEQMAKHSTVGITVPMAKQILSDLLLEEKQHVLTPEKIIKSIAEIFGIMSEDILGKAQSRDCVFPRQLAMYLCRQTLQMPFTKIGDIFSKDHSTVMSSVRLIKKGIETDDKDIISAYQAIQKKIDFNEPNNRNKEGGEGVL encoded by the coding sequence ATGCGTGCATGGAATGAATTTCTCGCCTTACAGGAAATTGAACTAGGCAGTGAAACCGTCCATAAATGGCTAAAATCCTTAAAAATTATTCGCTTTGATGCAGCTAATTTATATCTAGAAGCTAAAGATTCTTTTCAAGCTCTATGGTTTGAAGAGCATATGCGTCAAAAAATTCTCACCAAATTTGTTAACAATAATAATAAGAAAATAAAAGTTCACTTAAGTGTTGCAAACAGCTTACCCCGTAAACCAAAAAGTTCTTTATTAAAAAGTGCAGCTTTATCCAACCATGCCCCCTTCGCTTTATGTTTTGACGAATTAGATCCTTACTGTACATTCGAGCATTATGTTTCCTCGGAAAAGAATATATTAGTAGAAAAATTGTTGCTTAGCTTGGCTCATTCTGACCAACCAAAGGAGCTGGGTATATTTAATCCTATCTTTATCCATGGTAGCTCAGGAACTGGGAAAACGCATTTACTGATGGCTACCGTTCAGGCTTTGCGTAGTCAAGGGTTTCATGTGCTTTACTCTCGAGCTGAAACTTTTACTGAACACGTAGTCTCAGCCATTCGTGTAGGAGAGATGAGTATTTTTCGTCAGGCCTATCGAAATAGTGATGTCCTCATCCTTGATGGTGTCCAAGAGTTTTCTAAAAAGGGAGCCACTCAGGAAGAATTTTTTCATACCTTTAATACTCTTCATCTTGATAATAAGCAGATTATCTTAAGTGCAAACTGCTCTCCTGCAGAGCTTACCTATATTGAACCGCGCCTAGTTAGCCGTTTTGAATGGGGAGTGGTCCTTAATCTATTTCCTTTGTCTAGGGAAGAATTAGCCCTTGCTATTCGTAAAAAAGCTCAATTTTTTAATTTTCCTATTCATGCTAAAATCATTGAATTTCTGTTAGATAATTTTCCTAGCAGTAGTAAAGCATTGATTCGTGCTTTAGAAGCTTTAGTTTTGCGCTCACATCTCAACGAGCAAATGGCAAAGCACTCCACAGTAGGTATTACTGTGCCTATGGCTAAACAGATTTTAAGTGATTTATTGCTTGAGGAAAAACAACATGTCCTTACTCCCGAGAAAATAATTAAAAGTATTGCAGAAATATTTGGCATTATGTCGGAAGATATTTTGGGAAAAGCGCAAAGCCGTGATTGTGTTTTTCCCCGACAATTAGCGATGTATCTCTGTCGGCAGACACTTCAAATGCCTTTTACAAAAATTGGCGATATTTTTTCTAAAGATCATTCCACCGTGATGTCGAGTGTACGCCTGATAAAAAAAGGTATAGAGACCGATGATAAAGACATTATCAGTGCTTATCAAGCTATTCAGAAAAAAATCGATTTCAATGAACCTAATAATCGCAATAAAGAGGGAGGGGAAGGCGTTCTTTAA
- the yidC gene encoding membrane protein insertase YidC, which produces MDKRTALFVLCLTLTLFAVNWYFEGKNQESLKEWTAQQKAKALQIEQQLEKEISQKTENPSNLPLIDLYADENATNFLTTGVEINHVVMLLAWDEQLPKIVYSKNFQENNKSQAFNLLFKEGSIGQPAIYAAENGKKLQVSELPDFGSFDLQIVEVSGKNQHAITAPKILWGEYKDGRLSIPLARLALLKQKEQRYENQVRNYLPSNAIALLKTAAGYLPVGIYEQEDGSLKLMNEFMGTENIISMPKAKQTSSSLQKAEEKFFVLENAYQQLVFSNQGGSIVEINLPFQSASHPATVVKEIEYDRDMVKNHPSNTHFPAHPYYTPDGALHQKGSLGGYYPLLRRDLIAEGEKKPTRLPPRFYATNIVSEYPEFAELTYEVKKFDSHTIVFEASQSHRTITKTYTLRNDEQTAPYTFDLTIEIKGDSRGLWLTSGVPEVEWISGSPAPALKYRITRNRKSSVENIDLPKDALTVSSVYIDWIVDSNGFFGIILDPLSNIDAGYRVQQVPGTIVPSRLVQLDQQYDRFKAVNMPGYMALLPLASDGGSMNFRIFSGPFAESILKKVDAMYSDSTTGYNPDYIASQTFHGWFAFISEPFAKFLFILMKFFYRLTSSWAFSIILLTIALRIMMYPLNAWSTKSMLRMQQIAPEVTALQEKYKKDPKKAQLEIMSLYRERGVNPISGCFPLLIQMPFLIGMFDLLKSTFELRGASFIPGWIDNLTAPDVLFSWDTPLFFIGNQFHLLPILLGGVMFIQQRYMTTGPKDPSQMTEQQRQQRSMSTIMTGVFAVMFYNFPSGLNLYWLSSMLLGILQQGWTLKQLQKKALRPQVIEVSQKIVKK; this is translated from the coding sequence ATGGATAAGCGAACCGCGCTATTTGTTTTATGCCTAACCTTAACCTTATTTGCTGTTAATTGGTACTTCGAGGGAAAAAATCAAGAAAGCTTAAAGGAATGGACAGCACAGCAAAAAGCCAAAGCTCTACAAATCGAGCAACAGTTAGAGAAAGAGATTAGCCAGAAGACCGAAAATCCTAGCAACCTTCCCCTAATTGATTTATATGCGGATGAGAATGCTACAAATTTTCTCACTACCGGGGTAGAAATCAATCATGTGGTCATGCTCTTAGCATGGGATGAGCAGCTCCCGAAAATTGTTTATAGCAAAAATTTTCAAGAAAACAACAAATCGCAAGCATTTAACCTTCTTTTTAAAGAAGGCTCTATCGGACAACCTGCCATTTATGCAGCAGAAAATGGAAAAAAATTGCAAGTAAGCGAACTTCCTGATTTTGGTTCTTTTGATTTGCAAATTGTTGAAGTAAGTGGAAAAAATCAGCATGCAATAACTGCTCCGAAAATCCTATGGGGAGAATATAAAGATGGGCGCTTATCTATTCCTTTAGCCAGATTAGCCCTGCTAAAGCAGAAAGAGCAAAGATATGAAAATCAGGTTAGAAATTATCTTCCTTCCAATGCTATTGCTTTATTAAAAACAGCCGCGGGATATCTACCTGTAGGCATTTATGAGCAAGAGGATGGTAGTCTTAAGCTTATGAATGAATTTATGGGTACCGAAAATATTATTTCAATGCCTAAAGCTAAGCAAACGTCTAGCTCGCTGCAAAAGGCAGAGGAAAAATTTTTTGTGTTAGAAAATGCCTACCAGCAGCTTGTTTTTTCTAATCAGGGAGGCTCTATTGTAGAAATTAATCTTCCTTTCCAAAGCGCTAGCCATCCAGCCACTGTGGTAAAAGAAATTGAGTATGATCGTGACATGGTTAAAAACCATCCTTCTAATACTCATTTTCCTGCCCATCCTTATTACACTCCTGATGGGGCGTTACATCAAAAAGGATCGTTAGGGGGATATTATCCGCTTTTAAGACGCGATTTGATAGCAGAAGGAGAGAAAAAGCCTACGCGCCTGCCACCTCGCTTTTATGCAACTAATATCGTTTCAGAGTATCCGGAATTTGCAGAGCTTACCTATGAGGTGAAAAAATTTGATAGCCACACGATCGTATTTGAGGCTAGCCAATCCCATCGGACCATCACGAAAACTTATACTTTAAGAAACGACGAGCAAACAGCCCCCTACACTTTTGACTTGACAATCGAGATAAAAGGAGACAGCCGTGGCTTATGGTTAACTTCAGGGGTTCCTGAGGTGGAATGGATATCTGGAAGTCCAGCACCTGCTTTAAAATATAGGATTACACGTAATCGCAAATCCTCGGTAGAAAATATTGACCTGCCTAAAGACGCCCTCACGGTAAGTTCTGTCTATATAGATTGGATTGTGGATTCCAATGGCTTTTTCGGCATAATCCTTGATCCATTATCCAACATCGATGCAGGGTATAGAGTGCAGCAAGTTCCAGGAACGATAGTTCCTTCACGTTTGGTTCAATTGGATCAGCAATATGATCGTTTTAAAGCAGTTAATATGCCCGGATACATGGCACTACTCCCGCTTGCTAGTGATGGCGGTTCTATGAACTTCCGCATCTTCAGCGGCCCGTTTGCTGAAAGTATTTTGAAGAAAGTCGATGCAATGTATAGTGATTCTACCACGGGATACAATCCTGACTACATTGCCTCTCAAACTTTTCATGGATGGTTTGCTTTTATTTCAGAACCGTTTGCTAAGTTTTTGTTCATCTTAATGAAATTTTTTTATCGCCTCACTAGTTCATGGGCATTTTCAATTATTTTATTAACCATTGCTTTACGCATCATGATGTATCCCCTCAATGCGTGGTCTACAAAATCCATGTTACGGATGCAACAAATTGCTCCTGAAGTAACAGCTCTTCAAGAGAAATATAAGAAAGATCCTAAAAAAGCTCAGCTTGAAATTATGTCTTTGTATCGTGAGCGCGGAGTTAACCCTATATCCGGTTGCTTTCCTTTACTGATACAAATGCCATTTCTTATTGGAATGTTCGATTTATTAAAATCCACTTTTGAGCTACGTGGAGCTAGCTTTATTCCAGGATGGATTGACAATCTAACAGCCCCTGATGTGCTATTTAGCTGGGATACCCCCCTCTTTTTTATTGGAAATCAATTTCATTTACTTCCTATTCTTTTAGGCGGGGTGATGTTCATCCAGCAACGCTATATGACTACCGGCCCTAAAGATCCTAGCCAGATGACAGAGCAGCAAAGGCAGCAACGCTCGATGAGTACAATTATGACGGGGGTATTTGCCGTAATGTTTTATAATTTTCCTTCCGGCCTCAATCTATATTGGTTATCTTCTATGCTACTAGGTATTCTACAGCAAGGGTGGACTTTAAAGCAGCTTCAGAAAAAAGCCTTACGTCCTCAAGTTATAGAAGTCAGCCAAAAAATTGTAAAAAAATAA
- a CDS encoding bifunctional serine/threonine-protein kinase/formylglycine-generating enzyme family protein, with the protein MEPRTKEAKILGDYTVVKQIGQGSLGNVYLAEHRFMKKHYILKVLPEELSADRAFIQRFEEDVANLSALDHPHLVKIHNVSYSHGQYFLVTDCVVDELGETTNLMQYMGGRGKRLEEEELFRLLRQIAEALDYAHGKKLVHRGLKLNNILVSNRLGAQIDLYLSDFGLSRIVGVGSVLTRIYKSVAESLGIGSAVNPLKAGQERYASSLENSKLIPLHASFLQTYFFLAPEQKRLDTTKIVDVQADCYAFGVLAYYLLMNEFPEGIFEMPSERSDLRWNWDKLISSCLQIDPVKRPESLVYELDKMQASPAEALSAHGLAEVYILDQPVLKETERATQKVIKHDEKQAAALRPILRTAQLERPQTDPDPAAVFQIDTSVKSYRPEYKEVKNIQPLLTDMVIIAGGSFYRGSNDGNRDEVPRHQVILAGFAIDIHPVTNEQFVRFLEVMGGEKDSNHQDIIRMRDSRIKRSGGKLSIESGYAKHPVVGVTWYGAVAYAKWIGKRLPTEAEWEIAARGGQENSLYPTGEEIEKSQANFFSSDTTAVMSYIPNGYGLYDMVGNVYEWCQDWYGYNYYEISIQEPENPKGPLQGVYRVLRGGCWKSLKEDLRCSRRHRNNPGTVNGTYGFRCAADVQ; encoded by the coding sequence ATGGAACCTAGAACAAAAGAAGCGAAAATATTAGGGGATTATACTGTTGTTAAACAGATAGGCCAAGGGTCGCTAGGGAATGTTTATTTAGCCGAGCATCGCTTTATGAAAAAGCATTATATCCTAAAAGTTCTTCCAGAAGAGCTGAGTGCCGATAGAGCCTTTATTCAACGTTTTGAAGAAGATGTAGCTAATTTATCTGCTTTAGATCACCCGCATTTAGTTAAAATTCATAATGTTTCTTACTCGCATGGACAATACTTTTTAGTTACCGATTGTGTAGTAGATGAGCTGGGTGAAACAACCAATTTAATGCAATATATGGGGGGACGAGGCAAGCGATTAGAAGAGGAAGAATTATTCCGTCTACTCAGGCAGATTGCTGAAGCTTTGGATTATGCGCATGGAAAAAAACTTGTGCATCGCGGTCTTAAACTTAATAATATTTTGGTAAGTAATAGACTAGGAGCGCAAATTGATCTTTATCTTTCGGACTTCGGTCTTTCACGTATCGTCGGGGTAGGTTCCGTTTTAACGCGCATTTATAAGAGTGTAGCTGAATCTTTAGGCATTGGATCTGCCGTAAATCCTCTTAAAGCAGGGCAAGAACGCTATGCCAGCTCGTTAGAAAATTCAAAGTTAATTCCTTTGCACGCTTCTTTTCTACAGACTTACTTTTTTTTAGCTCCTGAGCAAAAACGCTTGGATACAACCAAAATAGTAGATGTACAAGCAGATTGCTATGCTTTTGGAGTGCTTGCTTATTATTTATTGATGAATGAGTTTCCGGAAGGCATTTTTGAAATGCCTTCTGAGCGTTCGGATTTGCGATGGAATTGGGATAAATTAATATCAAGCTGTCTACAAATTGATCCTGTTAAGCGTCCAGAATCGCTTGTGTACGAACTTGATAAAATGCAAGCTTCACCTGCTGAAGCTCTCTCGGCTCATGGTTTAGCCGAGGTTTACATACTCGATCAACCTGTATTAAAAGAGACAGAGAGGGCTACTCAAAAAGTAATTAAACATGACGAAAAGCAAGCTGCTGCATTAAGGCCTATTCTTCGTACGGCTCAATTGGAAAGGCCTCAAACAGATCCCGATCCTGCTGCTGTCTTTCAAATCGATACCAGCGTAAAATCTTATCGACCCGAGTATAAAGAAGTGAAAAATATTCAGCCTCTTCTAACAGATATGGTAATTATAGCAGGAGGAAGTTTTTATCGTGGTAGCAATGATGGAAACCGCGATGAAGTACCTCGCCATCAAGTGATTTTAGCTGGTTTTGCTATTGACATCCATCCTGTCACTAACGAGCAGTTTGTTCGCTTTTTAGAAGTCATGGGTGGAGAAAAAGATAGCAATCATCAAGACATTATCCGTATGCGTGATTCAAGAATCAAACGTAGCGGTGGTAAATTAAGTATTGAATCGGGATATGCTAAACATCCAGTGGTGGGGGTAACCTGGTATGGGGCTGTAGCTTATGCTAAGTGGATAGGAAAACGTCTTCCAACAGAAGCAGAGTGGGAAATTGCAGCCCGAGGAGGACAAGAAAATTCTCTTTATCCTACAGGTGAAGAGATTGAAAAATCCCAAGCTAACTTTTTTAGCTCGGATACTACCGCGGTGATGAGTTACATTCCTAATGGCTATGGCCTCTATGACATGGTAGGAAATGTTTATGAGTGGTGCCAAGATTGGTATGGCTATAACTATTATGAGATATCCATTCAAGAGCCGGAA